The Miscanthus floridulus cultivar M001 chromosome 7, ASM1932011v1, whole genome shotgun sequence genome includes a region encoding these proteins:
- the LOC136466127 gene encoding casparian strip membrane protein 3-like, with amino-acid sequence MEDSKAPVSEHGGETSKAAVLGVAASSGSRRAATRGLAVLDLILRFVAVIATVGSAIAMGTTNQTLPFFTQFLRFKAQYSDLPTLTFFVVVNSIVAAYLVLSIPLSIVHVMASRAKYSRLVLVFFDAAMLALVTAAASAAAAVVYLAHKGNARANWFAICQQFDSFCERISGSLIGSFAAMALLLLLILLSAAALARS; translated from the exons CAAAGCCCCGGTGTCGGAGCACGGCGGGGAGACCTCCAAGGCCGCCGTGCTCGGGGTGGCCGCCAGCAGCGGGAGCCGCAGGGCGGCTACCCGCGGGCTAGCCGTGCTCGACCTCATCCTCCGCTTCGTCGCGGTGATCGCCACCGTGGGCAGCGCCATCGCCATGGGCACCACCAACCAGACGCTGCCCTTCTTCACGCAGTTCCTCCGGTTCAAGGCGCAGTACAGCGATCTCCCGACCCTAAC GTTCTTCGTGGTGGTGAACTCGATCGTCGCCGCGTACCTGGTCCTGTCCATACCTCTGTCCATCGTGCACGTCATGGCGAGCAGGGCGAAGTACAGTAGGCTGGTCTTGGTTTTCTTTGATGCG GCAATGCTGGCGCTGGTGACGGCGGCGGCATCGGCGGCCGCGGCGGTCGTGTACCTGGCGCACAAGGGCAACGCCAGGGCCAACTGGTTCGCCATCTGCCAGCAGTTCGACTCCTTCTGCGAGCGCATCTCCGGCTCCCTCATCGGCTCATTCGCGGCCATGGCCCTGCTCCTTTTGCTCATACTCCTCTCCGCCGCCGCGCTGGCCCGGAGCTAG